One stretch of Rosistilla oblonga DNA includes these proteins:
- a CDS encoding DUF1573 domain-containing protein, producing MRLLAIIALALIAGISLGKLTGSRQTTESIDHFGPFTEVEDFDLEQLPQYLSSLIPDNVGQIELIGEKDFDFGVMHRNTEGEHAFKIRNVGTGPLRLEVTGSTCKCTVGELENESIAPGETSEIKLTWKTRSNTTEFAQTATIKTNDPNNVEVKLTVHGTLVETLLTEPTDWSVGNVTSGEPIDLEFTAYSYADAPIEIVSAQFLDETVQALTEVDWTVRKPDEKTDGKHHAALQAFEFKVKVKPGLRQGSLNHVLRVHYENDDLDEDSPSFDMNLSGNIVGPLRLLGGSKLEQSDKGDGGGYRFNFGTVRQGDPGNERIHLVIRGKEYEDLVVKVGEIKPDNVFAVSLGEENRRGTLRSIPIDIQIKPEAPLGIVRGMKSLDTGYVMLEPQNSNLSPLKLWLTVEVTAVDN from the coding sequence ATGCGTCTCCTAGCCATAATCGCGCTGGCCCTGATCGCTGGCATCTCGCTCGGCAAGCTGACCGGATCGCGTCAAACCACCGAATCGATCGATCATTTTGGCCCGTTCACCGAGGTCGAAGACTTCGATCTGGAACAACTGCCGCAGTACCTCAGTTCGTTGATCCCCGATAACGTCGGACAAATCGAACTGATCGGCGAAAAGGACTTCGACTTCGGCGTCATGCACCGCAACACCGAAGGGGAGCACGCGTTCAAGATCCGCAACGTCGGAACCGGCCCGCTGCGGCTGGAGGTGACCGGTTCGACGTGCAAGTGCACCGTCGGCGAACTCGAAAACGAATCGATCGCCCCCGGAGAGACCTCCGAGATCAAGCTGACTTGGAAAACGCGGTCCAACACCACCGAATTCGCTCAAACCGCGACGATCAAAACCAACGACCCCAACAACGTCGAAGTGAAACTGACGGTGCACGGCACGCTGGTCGAAACGCTGCTGACCGAACCAACCGATTGGTCCGTCGGCAACGTCACCTCCGGCGAACCCATCGATCTCGAATTCACAGCTTACAGCTACGCCGACGCGCCGATCGAAATCGTCTCGGCCCAATTTCTCGACGAAACGGTCCAAGCGTTGACCGAAGTCGATTGGACCGTTCGAAAGCCCGACGAAAAGACCGACGGCAAGCACCACGCAGCGTTGCAAGCCTTTGAATTCAAGGTGAAGGTCAAGCCTGGGCTGCGTCAGGGATCGCTGAACCACGTGCTTCGAGTGCACTACGAAAACGACGATCTCGATGAGGACAGCCCATCGTTTGACATGAATCTATCGGGAAATATCGTCGGCCCGCTGCGGCTGCTCGGCGGCAGCAAATTGGAGCAATCCGACAAGGGGGACGGCGGAGGCTACCGCTTTAACTTCGGGACGGTCCGCCAAGGCGATCCGGGGAACGAGCGGATCCACCTGGTAATTCGCGGCAAAGAATACGAGGATCTGGTCGTCAAAGTGGGCGAGATCAAGCCCGACAACGTCTTCGCCGTCTCGCTGGGCGAAGAGAATCGTCGCGGAACGCTGCGATCGATACCGATCGATATCCAAATCAAGCCGGAGGCTCCGCTGGGCATCGTTCGCGGAATGAAATCGCTCGATACCGGCTACGTCATGCTGGAACCTCAAAATAGTAATCTTTCACCTTTGAAGCTGTGGTTGACGGTAGAGGTGACAGCCGTGGACAATTAG
- a CDS encoding O-antigen ligase family protein yields the protein MAKKKQRLTTTKPKPPAPSHRDGQSDASAAPWPPVAYAGTLARFGIAALLIATLMAPADSTAVEQGSATYLSLLTLPLAIAAFFYWPAGPTQGRRTELLLLALVVWVGLATWSVAGRGNVRFAINEFWVWLGCLATYAAARRVIVTTAQKQCLAIVLLASLTTLAVHAIHQKYISIPASIEQYRQDPDGQLRLAGLDAPAGSALRYQYEGRLFAAESMATFSLSTSAAVILFMGLAIAGGMILWRQKLQLTQWQTVAAAVATAIFAWGILTTGSLIVLILSIAAAITMLACRFIGGALSNVALRSAKGSESERTFAERKGTLAPRLAGAVAVACALGGTCLGAAITHSPALLAKFPLSVQFRFQYWASSFRMLADQLWFGAGPGNFQSTYPRFKAASMSEMIADPHNFLLESATAAGLPVGILCLAILWSLAAAWSRSNLEEHSTEPTNDQEGPSRERDSATSGNCDWAICGGALLSVVSVWFLGPWFGVAPDIEPYLISIPMAATFVYFMAGWFGTDVNWEAIAWPGCFAVLAALLFSGGWTTPGIAIPLWALIGAISSREMPAEANARTPRQLSLLAGLGLLALFSSTTLTPVMQTLALTQTAGDRIARGDAPTAIQLLRQATEADRWDAAPAMQLESVLTGALMQQSTAAARQEWQQAKDEVLRREPGNPRAWQRLAESQLRIYHRWGDRPDLQAALESSEIALQLDPTSIQITAQVAVFAAAVGDKDRSEAAWQRAEQLTAVNQNTESEWNLLQVLPADRPLDGRKPLESISVQQAWANRNQGPTVEND from the coding sequence TTGGCGAAGAAAAAACAAAGACTGACGACCACTAAGCCGAAGCCGCCCGCACCGAGCCATCGCGACGGCCAGAGCGATGCTTCGGCAGCCCCGTGGCCGCCGGTTGCTTATGCGGGCACACTGGCGCGGTTCGGAATTGCGGCGTTGTTGATCGCAACCCTGATGGCCCCCGCCGACAGCACGGCGGTGGAGCAGGGATCGGCAACCTACCTGAGTCTACTGACGCTACCGCTGGCGATCGCTGCATTTTTCTACTGGCCCGCGGGACCAACGCAGGGCCGCCGGACTGAACTGCTGCTGCTGGCCCTCGTCGTTTGGGTCGGCCTCGCCACGTGGTCGGTCGCCGGTCGCGGGAACGTCCGTTTTGCGATCAACGAGTTTTGGGTCTGGCTCGGCTGCCTAGCGACTTACGCAGCGGCTCGACGCGTGATCGTCACGACAGCCCAGAAACAGTGTCTCGCCATCGTCCTGTTAGCGTCATTAACGACGCTGGCAGTCCACGCGATCCACCAGAAATACATCAGCATTCCCGCATCGATCGAGCAATATCGCCAGGATCCCGACGGACAATTGCGACTCGCCGGACTCGACGCTCCAGCCGGATCGGCGCTTCGCTACCAGTACGAAGGCCGGCTGTTTGCCGCGGAGTCGATGGCGACGTTCAGCCTGTCGACGTCGGCGGCGGTGATCCTGTTCATGGGACTCGCGATCGCCGGCGGCATGATTTTGTGGCGACAGAAATTGCAACTGACGCAGTGGCAGACGGTGGCGGCGGCGGTTGCCACGGCGATATTCGCCTGGGGAATCCTAACCACCGGCAGCCTGATCGTGCTGATTCTTTCGATCGCCGCAGCGATCACGATGCTGGCGTGCCGATTTATCGGTGGCGCCTTGTCGAATGTCGCCCTTCGCTCTGCGAAAGGCTCGGAGTCAGAACGCACTTTCGCGGAGCGAAAGGGGACACTTGCGCCGCGGTTGGCCGGAGCGGTCGCGGTTGCCTGTGCCCTGGGAGGAACCTGCCTGGGCGCGGCGATCACCCACTCCCCTGCCCTGCTGGCAAAATTCCCGCTGTCGGTTCAGTTCCGGTTTCAATATTGGGCCAGCAGCTTCCGAATGCTCGCCGACCAGCTGTGGTTCGGCGCCGGGCCGGGGAACTTTCAATCGACCTACCCGCGATTTAAAGCTGCGTCGATGAGCGAGATGATCGCCGACCCGCACAACTTCCTGTTGGAGTCAGCGACCGCGGCGGGACTGCCAGTCGGCATCCTGTGCCTAGCGATCTTGTGGAGCTTGGCGGCAGCTTGGAGCCGCAGCAACTTAGAGGAACATTCGACTGAACCGACAAACGACCAAGAAGGACCGAGCCGCGAGAGAGACTCAGCCACTAGCGGCAACTGCGACTGGGCGATCTGCGGCGGCGCGTTGCTGTCGGTTGTGAGCGTCTGGTTCCTGGGGCCTTGGTTTGGCGTGGCTCCCGATATCGAACCCTATCTGATTTCGATCCCGATGGCGGCGACATTCGTCTATTTCATGGCCGGCTGGTTCGGGACGGATGTCAACTGGGAAGCGATCGCATGGCCGGGCTGCTTCGCCGTCCTGGCCGCCCTGCTCTTCTCCGGAGGTTGGACGACGCCAGGGATCGCGATACCGCTGTGGGCTCTGATCGGCGCGATCAGCTCGCGTGAAATGCCTGCCGAGGCGAACGCTCGCACGCCGCGACAGCTGAGCCTGCTGGCCGGGCTGGGGCTGCTGGCTCTGTTCAGCTCCACCACACTCACTCCCGTAATGCAAACGCTGGCGCTGACTCAAACCGCGGGAGACCGGATCGCCAGAGGCGACGCCCCCACGGCGATCCAGTTGCTGCGACAAGCGACAGAAGCCGACCGCTGGGATGCCGCGCCAGCAATGCAGCTGGAATCGGTCCTGACCGGTGCATTGATGCAGCAGTCGACTGCGGCAGCTCGCCAAGAGTGGCAGCAAGCGAAAGACGAAGTCCTGCGCCGCGAGCCTGGAAATCCGCGAGCCTGGCAGCGGCTGGCCGAATCCCAGCTGAGGATCTACCACCGCTGGGGCGACCGCCCGGACTTGCAGGCCGCGCTGGAATCGAGCGAAATCGCACTGCAGTTGGACCCGACAAGCATCCAGATCACCGCTCAGGTCGCCGTTTTTGCGGCCGCGGTGGGGGACAAGGACCGATCCGAAGCCGCCTGGCAACGCGCCGAGCAGTTGACGGCGGTCAACCAAAACACCGAATCGGAATGGAATTTGTTGCAAGTTCTGCCTGCCGACCGCCCGCTGGATGGCCGCAAACCGCTAGAATCGATAAGCGTCCAACAGGCGTGGGCGAACCGAAACCAGGGTCCCACCGTAGAAAACGACTAA
- a CDS encoding glycosyltransferase family 4 protein — translation MLDLRSLLFLLAVTVLPAAIISWIVVAVVRRFAEPLGLVDRPGERKVHTTPTPLGGGIGIWAGIIGTFLAGSITVWYLIDLPTIANLLPASVLEHVDGLRFRTRELWLVLGAGTVLTLLGLVDDWRGLPATLRLAIEFAVAIASVLVLGYGLTAFIPVPLVTSTLSVIWIVALINSFNMLDNMDGLSGGVAAIIAAMLAAVMLLSPDPDTQQPQFFVAALLLVVVGSLLGFLWHNRPPAKIFMGDAGSYLVGFLIGIATLAATYAGYQGSERPHGVLAPLCVMAVPLYDMTTVLWIRIREGRSPFVADKSHFSHRLVDLGLTKVQAVLTIYLVTGTCGLAALLLGRVDSQAAIIVVGIVLCMLALVVILESTGWRRKNKD, via the coding sequence ATGCTCGACCTACGATCGCTATTGTTCTTGCTCGCAGTCACCGTGCTGCCGGCTGCGATCATCAGTTGGATCGTCGTTGCGGTGGTGCGTCGGTTTGCCGAACCGTTAGGACTCGTCGACCGACCGGGAGAGCGGAAGGTCCACACCACTCCCACGCCACTAGGCGGCGGGATAGGGATCTGGGCCGGAATCATCGGCACCTTCCTGGCGGGATCGATCACCGTCTGGTACCTGATCGACCTGCCGACAATCGCCAACCTGTTGCCAGCGAGCGTCCTGGAACATGTCGACGGGCTGCGATTTCGCACCCGCGAATTATGGTTGGTGCTTGGGGCGGGGACTGTCCTGACGCTGCTGGGGCTTGTCGACGATTGGCGCGGCTTGCCAGCGACACTTCGCCTGGCGATCGAATTCGCTGTCGCAATCGCCAGCGTTTTGGTGCTCGGTTACGGCCTGACCGCCTTCATTCCCGTCCCGTTGGTGACGTCGACACTCTCGGTGATCTGGATCGTCGCGTTGATCAATTCGTTCAACATGCTGGACAACATGGATGGGCTGAGCGGCGGAGTGGCGGCGATCATCGCGGCGATGCTGGCGGCGGTGATGCTGTTGAGTCCCGATCCCGACACGCAACAGCCGCAGTTTTTTGTCGCGGCGCTGCTGCTGGTCGTCGTCGGATCGCTGTTGGGATTCCTGTGGCACAATCGCCCTCCGGCAAAGATCTTCATGGGCGACGCGGGCAGTTATCTTGTCGGGTTCCTGATCGGAATCGCAACTCTGGCGGCGACTTACGCCGGTTACCAAGGAAGCGAACGACCGCATGGTGTCCTGGCGCCGCTGTGCGTGATGGCGGTGCCGCTGTACGACATGACAACGGTTCTGTGGATTCGGATCCGCGAGGGACGCAGCCCGTTCGTCGCCGATAAGAGCCATTTCTCGCATCGGCTGGTTGATCTGGGACTCACGAAAGTTCAAGCTGTGCTGACGATCTATCTGGTCACGGGAACCTGTGGTCTGGCAGCGCTGCTGTTGGGCCGCGTCGATTCCCAAGCGGCGATCATCGTCGTGGGGATCGTCCTCTGCATGCTCGCTCTTGTTGTGATTCTGGAATCGACCGGTTGGCGAAGAAAAAACAAAGACTGA